Proteins found in one Salinimonas lutimaris genomic segment:
- a CDS encoding AAA family ATPase has protein sequence MRILSLRLKNLNSLKGEWKVDFTAEPFADNGLFAITGPTGAGKTTLLDAICLALYHQTPRLGPLSASSNEIMTRGESECLAEVEFEVKNKAYRAFWSMRRARGKPDGKLQPADAELAEVDGGKVLATQIRQKTDEVEALTGLDFSRFTKSMMLSQGDFAAFLNANEADRAGLLEELTGTDIYGRISRTVHEQHASEKAELATLKARSEAVELLSSDVLHALTEERDALSRQQASLGLQSEQLSRHLRWWEDVHHAEAQRNRARDELQQAAAAIQEAGPELAKLAKSAPAEKLRPVWQQCEEARQQRTQASQQHTIQQQALQQATAQQKQCQQVFNEAEQAYQLQRRQSAELEQLLSEQVIPLDQNIRYQQQGLSDEQAATTKAQQKYHRLTDSLHAKQQDIAKHEKQRDTLSADLAQYKSYSDLGRHLPGWEASYERLTQLEGQQQQLTTRHSQVSEQLNAASRRLEETAEAARKAVIRQQESAKQAEQARAQNQALQSTQNGSKADLQQRLTVINNHWQDCHLAVSTQQNYQQWQQEQADLKAQQASLENSIEELGEQRKALLDKYNHQLQLAEDLSRLVSQEAELAAYRSQLNPGDHCPLCGATEHNITSMQVDVPDTIARRDAAQTMVKEIKEQGQAVKAELDEKQQTLAYNQNRIAALDTSLASERHTWGGLQKRLSHIGFQWHEEIDKSGAAKQLQTDFEQQISMLTEQVQACEAAEKAESLALQEVENATAHVQVLTDKQTVQQQAVSQAEQTLAQNATELDENSKALTQREQALAQAIEEQGLNVPTDFGRWFTEMSARYEQYQQQHEQLQQLEQDIGKLSAAVQEMQETQKQAEQEYQAHQQRVETLNHALAGLQQQRQTLFGEKQIEQERHRQQQQLTSAESAVNQARESAGVAERKVTEISVSCQHAEERLAQTGQQAQTAQTQWATKLEQSDFASAEAFRQALLSEEEQQRLTGLKQQLDTRQQQATAVAKQHEQHYEQLRDHENAPQWQQQAEDQVRQQREEVQQQINTLLTRAGQVTQQLEHDARQRERQQAMASDMQQRQQHFDDISYLHSLIGSASGDKFRKFAQGLTLDNLVYLANQQLARLHGRYLLKRKDAEGLALTVLDTWQGDVERDTKTLSGGESFLVSLALALALSDLVSHKTSIDSLFLDEGFGTLDAQTLDIALDALDNLNASGKMIGVISHIEALKERIPAQLKVRKRNGVGLSELERVYRVESA, from the coding sequence ATGAGAATTCTTTCGCTGCGTCTGAAAAACCTGAACAGTCTGAAAGGGGAGTGGAAAGTTGATTTCACTGCCGAGCCATTTGCCGATAACGGTCTGTTTGCGATTACCGGGCCGACAGGCGCCGGTAAAACCACCTTACTGGATGCCATCTGTCTGGCGCTTTATCATCAGACACCCCGGCTGGGGCCGCTGTCTGCCTCGTCTAATGAGATTATGACGCGCGGTGAGTCCGAATGTCTGGCTGAAGTGGAATTTGAAGTTAAAAACAAAGCCTACCGGGCCTTCTGGTCAATGCGCCGGGCGCGGGGTAAACCCGATGGCAAGCTACAACCTGCAGATGCTGAGCTGGCTGAAGTAGACGGCGGCAAGGTACTGGCCACACAAATCAGACAAAAAACCGACGAAGTTGAAGCATTGACGGGCCTGGATTTTAGCCGTTTCACCAAATCAATGATGTTGTCACAAGGTGACTTCGCGGCCTTTTTAAATGCCAACGAGGCCGACCGGGCCGGCTTACTGGAAGAGCTGACCGGTACCGATATTTACGGGCGTATATCGCGCACTGTGCACGAACAACATGCCAGTGAAAAAGCTGAGCTGGCAACCCTTAAAGCCCGCTCAGAAGCCGTAGAGTTGCTGTCGTCTGATGTGTTACATGCATTGACTGAAGAACGTGATGCGCTTTCTCGGCAGCAGGCATCACTGGGCTTACAGTCAGAGCAACTCTCCCGGCATTTACGCTGGTGGGAAGATGTTCATCATGCAGAGGCTCAGCGCAACCGAGCGCGTGACGAACTACAGCAGGCCGCAGCGGCAATCCAGGAGGCCGGGCCTGAGCTTGCGAAGCTGGCCAAAAGTGCGCCGGCAGAAAAGCTACGCCCTGTATGGCAGCAGTGTGAGGAAGCCCGCCAGCAGCGTACGCAGGCGAGCCAGCAGCACACCATTCAGCAGCAGGCGTTGCAACAGGCCACAGCGCAGCAGAAGCAGTGCCAGCAAGTATTTAATGAGGCTGAGCAGGCGTATCAGTTACAGCGCCGGCAATCTGCTGAGCTTGAGCAATTACTCAGCGAGCAGGTGATTCCGCTTGACCAGAATATTCGTTACCAACAGCAGGGACTAAGTGATGAGCAGGCGGCCACCACAAAGGCACAGCAAAAATATCACCGGCTGACAGACTCACTGCACGCTAAACAACAGGATATTGCCAAACATGAAAAGCAGCGTGACACACTTAGCGCTGATCTTGCGCAATATAAGTCTTACTCTGATCTTGGCCGGCACTTACCAGGCTGGGAAGCCTCGTATGAGCGACTGACTCAGTTAGAAGGGCAGCAACAACAGCTGACAACCCGACACTCGCAGGTTAGCGAACAGCTGAATGCAGCCAGCCGTAGGCTGGAGGAGACTGCCGAAGCAGCCCGCAAAGCCGTGATTCGGCAGCAGGAGAGTGCTAAGCAGGCCGAGCAGGCCAGGGCGCAAAACCAGGCGCTGCAAAGTACACAAAATGGCAGTAAAGCTGACTTACAGCAACGTCTGACTGTCATAAACAACCATTGGCAGGATTGCCACCTTGCTGTATCTACCCAGCAAAATTATCAGCAGTGGCAGCAGGAACAAGCGGACCTGAAAGCGCAGCAAGCCAGCCTTGAAAACAGTATCGAAGAGCTGGGCGAGCAGCGTAAAGCGTTGCTGGACAAATACAATCATCAGCTGCAACTGGCTGAAGATTTATCCCGTCTGGTCAGTCAGGAAGCAGAGCTGGCAGCCTACCGAAGTCAGCTAAACCCGGGTGATCACTGCCCGTTGTGCGGCGCAACAGAACACAACATAACCAGTATGCAGGTTGACGTGCCCGATACCATTGCCCGGCGCGATGCCGCCCAGACCATGGTAAAAGAGATCAAAGAGCAGGGTCAGGCTGTAAAGGCTGAGCTGGATGAGAAACAGCAGACGCTGGCGTATAACCAGAACCGGATTGCAGCATTGGATACCTCGTTAGCCAGTGAGCGTCACACCTGGGGCGGGCTACAAAAAAGGCTCAGTCACATCGGCTTTCAGTGGCATGAAGAGATAGATAAATCAGGCGCTGCAAAACAGCTACAAACCGACTTTGAGCAACAGATCAGCATGCTCACCGAGCAGGTTCAGGCTTGTGAGGCGGCTGAAAAAGCAGAATCGCTGGCACTGCAGGAGGTTGAGAATGCCACGGCTCATGTGCAGGTGCTGACCGACAAACAGACGGTGCAGCAACAGGCAGTTAGCCAGGCGGAGCAAACCCTGGCGCAGAACGCCACCGAGCTTGATGAAAACAGCAAAGCCTTGACCCAACGGGAACAGGCGCTGGCTCAGGCTATTGAAGAGCAGGGTCTGAATGTACCGACAGATTTTGGCCGCTGGTTTACTGAAATGTCAGCGCGCTATGAACAATATCAACAGCAGCATGAGCAGTTACAACAGCTTGAACAGGACATCGGTAAGCTGAGCGCTGCGGTACAGGAGATGCAAGAAACACAGAAGCAGGCTGAGCAGGAATATCAGGCGCATCAGCAGCGCGTCGAAACGCTAAATCATGCGCTGGCCGGTTTACAGCAGCAGCGTCAGACCTTATTTGGTGAAAAACAGATTGAGCAGGAGCGCCATCGGCAACAGCAACAACTGACGTCAGCGGAGTCTGCTGTAAATCAGGCCCGGGAGTCTGCCGGCGTTGCTGAGCGTAAGGTAACTGAAATATCGGTCAGCTGTCAGCATGCTGAAGAAAGGCTGGCACAGACTGGTCAACAAGCACAAACTGCTCAAACCCAGTGGGCAACCAAACTGGAGCAAAGTGACTTTGCCAGCGCAGAAGCATTCAGGCAGGCATTACTAAGCGAAGAAGAGCAGCAACGTCTGACCGGTTTAAAACAGCAGCTGGATACCCGTCAGCAGCAGGCGACCGCCGTGGCAAAACAGCATGAACAACACTATGAGCAACTGCGTGATCATGAAAACGCCCCGCAATGGCAGCAGCAGGCGGAAGACCAGGTCCGGCAGCAACGTGAAGAAGTGCAGCAGCAGATAAATACGCTACTGACCCGCGCCGGACAGGTTACCCAGCAACTTGAGCATGATGCCCGGCAGCGGGAGCGACAGCAGGCTATGGCCTCTGATATGCAGCAGCGTCAGCAGCACTTTGATGATATTAGCTACCTGCACTCGCTGATAGGCTCAGCCAGCGGAGATAAGTTCAGAAAATTTGCCCAGGGCCTGACGCTGGATAATCTGGTGTACCTGGCCAACCAGCAACTGGCCCGCCTGCATGGCCGGTACTTACTTAAGCGCAAAGACGCCGAAGGTCTGGCACTGACCGTTCTGGACACCTGGCAGGGAGATGTCGAACGCGACACCAAAACCTTATCCGGTGGCGAAAGCTTTCTGGTTAGTCTGGCGCTGGCACTGGCGCTGTCAGATCTGGTCAGTCACAAAACCAGCATCGACTCCCTGTTTCTGGATGAAGGGTTTGGCACACTGGACGCGCAGACCCTGGATATTGCACTTGATGCGCTGGATAACCTGAATGCGTCGGGCAAGATGATTGGCGTTATCAGCCATATTGAAGCGCTGAAAGAACGTATTCCCGCCCAGCTGAAAGTACGTAAGAGAAATGGTGTTGGACTCAGTGAGCTGGAGCGGGTGTACCGGGTTGAGTCAGCCTAG
- a CDS encoding DUF2891 domain-containing protein, which produces MKRFSLSLLAGLTLTTAFSSWSVSAQTPELSLSEANRLAAMPQHCATVEYPNKLNQVLNDATQLKSPKALHPAFYGCFDWHSSVHGHWMMVNLLRHFPELANAQSIRQTLKTNITPDHIKAEVAYFDIPQNSSFERTYGWAWLLKLAEELHQWDDPLARELEQNLQPLTDLMVAKYLEFLPKLVYPIRTGEHPNTGFALSLAYDYANTTGHNELKAIIAKRAKDWFAGDKQCPLGWEPNGFDFLSPCLQEMDAMRKVLDKQAFAAWLDDFLPQLADKNFTLATAKVSDRTDGKLVHLDGLNFSRAWTLYGLVQEFPQKYGHLKPIADAHVKHSLPAIVDDNYEGTHWLGSFAVYSLQEGGALQ; this is translated from the coding sequence ATGAAGCGATTTTCCTTATCTTTGCTGGCCGGGCTGACGTTAACCACCGCCTTTTCCAGTTGGTCGGTGAGTGCCCAAACCCCTGAACTAAGCCTGTCTGAAGCTAACCGGTTAGCGGCAATGCCCCAACATTGCGCAACCGTCGAATATCCGAATAAACTGAACCAGGTGCTCAATGATGCCACGCAACTGAAAAGCCCCAAAGCATTGCATCCGGCGTTTTATGGCTGCTTTGACTGGCATTCCAGTGTGCATGGACATTGGATGATGGTAAATCTGTTACGGCATTTTCCTGAGCTGGCCAACGCCCAGTCGATTCGCCAGACGCTGAAAACCAATATCACACCTGATCATATCAAAGCAGAAGTCGCGTACTTTGATATTCCGCAAAACAGTTCTTTTGAACGTACTTACGGATGGGCCTGGCTGCTTAAACTGGCTGAGGAACTACATCAGTGGGACGACCCTCTGGCCCGTGAATTAGAGCAGAATTTACAGCCACTGACTGACCTTATGGTGGCCAAATATCTCGAATTTTTACCGAAGCTGGTCTATCCCATTCGTACCGGTGAACATCCTAATACCGGGTTTGCCCTGTCACTGGCTTATGACTATGCCAACACCACCGGACATAATGAGCTGAAAGCCATAATAGCAAAGCGGGCCAAAGACTGGTTTGCCGGTGATAAACAATGTCCGCTGGGCTGGGAGCCCAACGGGTTTGACTTTTTGTCTCCCTGCCTGCAGGAAATGGATGCCATGCGTAAGGTACTGGATAAACAAGCTTTTGCCGCCTGGCTGGATGACTTTTTGCCCCAGCTGGCAGATAAAAACTTTACTCTGGCCACGGCAAAGGTCAGCGATCGCACCGACGGCAAGCTGGTTCACCTGGACGGACTTAATTTCAGCCGGGCCTGGACATTATATGGGCTGGTGCAGGAGTTTCCGCAAAAGTACGGTCACCTTAAACCCATTGCCGATGCGCATGTGAAGCATTCGCTACCAGCGATCGTGGATGACAACTATGAAGGGACCCACTGGCTGGGAAGTTTTGCAGTATATTCTCTGCAAGAGGGCGGGGCATTGCAGTAA
- a CDS encoding alpha/beta hydrolase family protein, whose product MGHSARYNVLGSVSLTLSLIMTGCSQSVSVPQDSTSSSVSSPHAANFTTYSAETFFDTTSISGNSFSADGSKILISSDESGIFSLYEVAVKTGEKTRLTHFDDSTYAVRYFPDDDRLLFTKDSGGNERYHIYVRETDGTVKDLTPGEETRAGFIGFTRDDQHFYITSNQRDPQFMDLYQVDTDDYTMTPVYRNQQGLDVGAISPDGRYIALYKQNTNRDSDTFILDTRTRSLKPQQISQYDKPVQFYPETFSRDGRFLYYSTNAESEFLEIWKYELATGKHSPAVQDEWDVSFIYFSDTGRYQVSGVNADASTKVTITDTQTDQRLHLPALPDGDLSSISFSDDEQTLSFYLNADTSPSNLYVWDIGSAQARALTSTLSEEVNRDVLVESAIVRFNSFDGMSIPGVLYKPKQASADNPVPALVWVHGGPGGQSRTGYSATQQYLLNHGYAIFAVNNRGSSGYGKTFYHLDDKKHGTDDLQDIVWGKKYLQTLDWVDNDKIGIMGGSYGGFMTAAALAFEPEEFEAGINVFGVTNWVRTLESIPPWWESFKKALYDEMGDPATDGKRHRAISPLFHADQITKPLMVIQGANDPRVLQVESDELVEAVKANGVPVTYVLFDDEGHGFSKKENRITAAKAYVTFLDTYLKGL is encoded by the coding sequence ATGGGTCACTCAGCAAGGTATAACGTCCTGGGCAGTGTATCACTGACACTGTCACTGATAATGACAGGTTGTTCACAGTCTGTCTCTGTACCGCAGGATAGCACATCATCTTCGGTTTCATCGCCACACGCCGCTAACTTTACGACTTACAGCGCCGAGACATTTTTTGATACCACCAGCATCTCAGGTAACAGTTTTTCTGCCGACGGTTCAAAAATACTCATCAGCAGCGATGAAAGCGGTATATTCAGTTTGTATGAGGTGGCCGTTAAAACCGGGGAGAAAACCCGGCTGACGCATTTTGATGATTCTACCTACGCTGTACGTTATTTTCCTGATGATGACCGGCTACTGTTCACTAAGGATTCGGGAGGGAATGAGCGTTATCATATCTACGTCAGAGAAACCGATGGCACGGTTAAAGATCTGACGCCGGGAGAAGAAACCCGCGCCGGTTTTATCGGTTTTACCCGGGATGATCAGCATTTTTATATCACCAGCAACCAGCGCGATCCTCAGTTTATGGATTTGTATCAGGTAGACACCGACGACTACACCATGACACCCGTTTATCGCAATCAGCAGGGGCTGGATGTGGGCGCGATCAGCCCTGATGGTCGCTATATTGCGCTGTACAAACAAAATACTAATCGCGACAGTGATACATTTATTCTGGATACCCGCACTCGATCGCTCAAGCCGCAGCAAATATCACAGTACGATAAGCCAGTACAGTTTTACCCGGAAACCTTTTCTCGCGATGGCCGGTTTTTATATTATTCGACCAACGCAGAAAGCGAATTTCTTGAAATATGGAAATACGAGCTGGCCACCGGTAAACACAGTCCGGCCGTGCAGGATGAATGGGATGTCAGCTTTATTTATTTTTCTGATACCGGCCGCTACCAGGTCAGCGGTGTAAACGCCGATGCCAGTACTAAAGTCACCATTACTGACACTCAAACCGACCAGCGCCTGCACTTGCCTGCTCTGCCTGATGGCGACCTGAGTTCGATCAGTTTTTCAGATGACGAACAAACCTTGTCGTTTTATTTAAATGCTGACACCTCACCCAGCAACCTGTATGTATGGGATATTGGCAGCGCGCAGGCCCGCGCCCTGACCAGTACGCTAAGCGAAGAAGTCAACCGAGACGTGCTGGTTGAAAGCGCCATTGTGCGGTTTAACAGTTTTGATGGTATGTCGATTCCCGGCGTTTTGTATAAGCCTAAACAGGCCAGCGCTGACAACCCTGTACCGGCGCTGGTATGGGTACACGGTGGTCCCGGTGGGCAAAGTCGTACCGGTTACAGTGCCACCCAACAATATTTGCTTAATCATGGCTATGCGATATTTGCGGTCAACAATCGCGGCAGCTCCGGTTACGGCAAAACCTTTTATCATCTGGATGACAAAAAACACGGCACGGATGACCTGCAGGATATTGTCTGGGGTAAAAAATATCTGCAAACACTCGACTGGGTGGATAACGACAAAATTGGCATTATGGGAGGCAGCTATGGAGGCTTTATGACCGCCGCAGCGCTGGCCTTTGAACCTGAAGAATTTGAGGCGGGTATCAATGTTTTTGGCGTGACCAACTGGGTACGCACGCTCGAGTCGATTCCACCGTGGTGGGAGAGCTTTAAAAAAGCGCTGTACGATGAAATGGGTGATCCGGCTACAGATGGTAAGCGTCACCGCGCTATATCGCCATTATTTCATGCTGACCAAATCACCAAGCCGCTGATGGTTATTCAGGGCGCCAATGATCCGCGCGTACTGCAGGTAGAAAGCGATGAACTGGTAGAGGCTGTTAAGGCAAACGGCGTTCCGGTGACTTATGTGTTGTTTGACGATGAGGGGCATGGTTTTTCCAAAAAAGAGAACCGGATAACCGCCGCCAAAGCCTATGTGACATTTCTGGATACCTATTTAAAAGGGCTATAA
- a CDS encoding TonB-dependent siderophore receptor, with the protein MLPSCFTYRPAAAATLMLFSTMPVLAQTDNNEPSDEIEHIEVVGGYTVAERIDTATGLGLTLLETPQSVSVITAERIQDQALDTVIEVVQNTTGVSFRALDNVRNTLQARGFDIQSYQIDGVPLPWSLAADSGETIADVILYDRVEFVRGSTGLLTGVGDPSGSINLVRKHASSRDFSGTISVAAGSWNNLEATTDVSTGLNEAGTVRGRVVAKYEEGDSYLDIFSNRSSVLYGVIEGDITDNTLLRAGLSYQHNVPEGNFWGGLTALYSDGSPVDWDVSTSTSASWTRWETENSNFFANIAHTFDNGWELQANYNKLKYRKPNVRLLYVYGALDKDTGSGLIAWPYRSAGESDLDSLDIQLKGDYQLLGNLHEFVVGALYSKQDALVQVYDVISSDPLPIDNIFT; encoded by the coding sequence ATGCTACCTAGTTGCTTTACCTATCGTCCTGCCGCCGCCGCTACACTTATGCTGTTCAGTACCATGCCTGTTTTGGCACAGACCGATAACAATGAACCGTCAGATGAAATAGAACATATCGAAGTTGTCGGCGGCTACACGGTTGCGGAACGCATTGATACCGCCACCGGTTTAGGGCTGACGCTGCTTGAAACGCCACAATCTGTCAGTGTCATCACCGCAGAACGGATTCAGGATCAGGCGCTGGATACGGTTATTGAAGTGGTACAGAATACAACCGGAGTATCTTTCAGGGCGCTGGATAATGTGCGTAATACATTGCAGGCCCGGGGCTTTGACATTCAAAGCTATCAGATTGATGGTGTTCCCCTGCCCTGGAGCCTCGCCGCCGATTCCGGCGAAACCATCGCGGATGTCATTTTGTATGACCGGGTGGAATTTGTACGAGGCTCCACCGGCCTGCTCACCGGAGTGGGCGATCCCTCCGGCTCTATCAACCTGGTTCGCAAACACGCTAGCAGTCGCGACTTTAGTGGAACTATCAGTGTGGCTGCGGGCAGCTGGAATAATCTGGAAGCAACCACCGATGTATCGACAGGCTTAAATGAAGCAGGCACTGTACGTGGTCGCGTGGTGGCAAAATACGAAGAAGGCGACTCTTACCTGGATATATTTTCCAATCGATCCAGCGTACTTTACGGCGTCATTGAAGGTGACATCACTGACAATACCCTGCTAAGAGCCGGCCTGAGTTATCAACACAATGTGCCTGAAGGGAATTTTTGGGGAGGCCTTACTGCCCTGTACAGCGATGGCTCGCCAGTGGACTGGGATGTATCAACCTCCACCTCAGCATCCTGGACCCGCTGGGAAACCGAAAACAGTAATTTTTTTGCCAATATTGCGCACACCTTTGATAACGGCTGGGAACTTCAGGCCAATTACAACAAGCTGAAATATAGAAAGCCGAATGTACGACTACTTTATGTGTATGGTGCACTGGACAAAGATACCGGCAGTGGTTTGATTGCCTGGCCGTATCGCTCTGCAGGCGAAAGTGATCTGGATAGTCTGGATATTCAGCTAAAAGGTGATTATCAGCTTTTGGGTAATCTGCATGAATTTGTGGTGGGCGCTCTGTATTCCAAACAGGATGCACTGGTTCAGGTTTATGATGTAATAAGCAGCGACCCTTTGCCGATTGATAATATTTTCACCTAG
- a CDS encoding putative manganese transporter, translating to MGDLLTPLNHVKTAARANAWVVNKRLFLPAIVLVLMGVPVSREATLQILSDAYFQVAAFVYASLALYYIATHRVDPEAVGEYMRSNPAAEIGLAAFLGVLPGCGGAIIVVTQYTKGVTSFGAVVAVLVSTMGDAAFLLLAQAPSEAAVVLSISFVAGTMTGLVVNRFHNFVPASVNNQNSVDSHKNHSAGNDQVNSSTGLADVSVTFWLLVALPSLAIAMLLAFQVNVAALLNITDSTFLMVGASLGFVSIMLWALSSEGTDYTSVASEDCCPAPVNWQQKAALDTQFVLAWVVAAFLVFEMTIVFLGIDVAAQLQTMGPAVVGLAILIGFLPGCGPQILVTSLYLTGAVPFSALLGNAISNDGDALFPALALSPKAAMLATVYSAMPAIVIGYGYYFLFEI from the coding sequence ATGGGTGACTTGTTAACGCCATTGAATCATGTAAAAACTGCCGCTCGGGCTAACGCGTGGGTGGTCAATAAACGGCTATTCTTACCGGCTATTGTGCTGGTACTGATGGGGGTGCCGGTATCACGGGAGGCAACCTTACAGATATTAAGTGATGCCTATTTTCAGGTAGCTGCTTTTGTATATGCGTCGCTGGCACTGTATTACATCGCCACCCACAGGGTCGATCCTGAAGCAGTGGGTGAGTACATGCGCAGTAATCCCGCGGCCGAAATTGGCCTGGCTGCCTTTCTGGGGGTACTGCCTGGGTGTGGAGGCGCCATCATTGTTGTTACCCAGTACACTAAGGGCGTGACCAGCTTTGGTGCCGTAGTGGCTGTGCTGGTTAGCACCATGGGAGATGCCGCGTTTTTGTTGCTGGCTCAGGCGCCATCAGAGGCCGCGGTGGTACTGTCGATAAGTTTTGTCGCCGGTACCATGACCGGATTAGTGGTCAACCGTTTTCACAACTTTGTTCCTGCTTCTGTTAATAACCAAAACAGTGTGGACAGTCACAAAAATCATTCCGCAGGTAATGATCAGGTAAACTCGTCGACAGGGCTGGCTGATGTCTCTGTCACTTTCTGGTTACTGGTAGCATTGCCCTCACTGGCAATTGCCATGCTGCTGGCATTTCAGGTGAATGTAGCGGCGCTTTTAAACATTACCGACAGCACATTTTTAATGGTCGGTGCCAGTCTGGGTTTTGTCAGCATTATGCTGTGGGCGCTATCCAGTGAAGGAACTGATTATACCTCTGTTGCCAGTGAAGATTGTTGCCCGGCACCGGTGAACTGGCAACAAAAAGCCGCGCTGGACACTCAATTTGTACTGGCCTGGGTGGTGGCAGCCTTTTTAGTATTTGAAATGACTATCGTATTTCTGGGGATTGATGTTGCTGCACAGTTGCAAACTATGGGCCCGGCGGTGGTGGGGCTGGCGATTCTGATTGGCTTTCTTCCCGGTTGTGGCCCGCAGATACTGGTCACATCACTGTACCTGACGGGGGCAGTACCGTTTTCTGCTTTACTGGGAAACGCCATCAGTAACGACGGTGATGCATTATTCCCGGCGCTGGCATTATCACCTAAAGCAGCCATGCTGGCCACGGTGTACTCAGCCATGCCGGCCATTGTGATCGGATACGGGTATTACTTCTTATTTGAGATATAA
- the gluP gene encoding glucose/galactose MFS transporter — protein sequence MTTTTLKATGSTFLPMCIIGSLFFVFGFITWLNGALIPFLQIVCQLSSTEALLIAFSFYIAYVVMALPMSWVINKIGYRMSMSAGLLMMAGGCVLFVPAAESQMFILFILAQFIVGSGLTILQTASNPYLVKVGPNESAAARISVMGLLNKGAGWLAPILFTTMVLADFEGVTAQSIAALSLTERQLQIQSLADALILPYLSMAAALSALAVILHFSGLPDLELDEEQNSLSQAGKGEGSVWQFPQLILGVIALFFYVGVEVIAGDTIGLAGSELGVTGALGLTSFTMIFMVIGYCLGLLLTPNVMSQRQLLMLSTVLGVLLCTLIPLSNINSTWLSQILWGWLGIRLLPDPITCIALLGLANAIVWPAVWPLALKGLGHFTARGSALLIMGISGGAILPMLFGALSDHFGILNAYLMAIPCYLYILFYAVAGCSKHRW from the coding sequence ATGACGACAACCACCCTTAAAGCAACCGGTTCAACCTTTTTACCTATGTGTATTATTGGCAGCCTGTTTTTTGTATTTGGCTTTATTACCTGGCTTAACGGTGCACTGATTCCCTTTTTACAGATTGTGTGTCAGTTAAGCAGCACTGAAGCATTGCTCATCGCATTCAGCTTTTATATTGCATATGTAGTGATGGCGCTGCCGATGTCGTGGGTTATCAATAAAATTGGATACCGAATGTCGATGTCTGCCGGTTTGTTGATGATGGCTGGCGGGTGCGTACTGTTCGTACCGGCGGCTGAGTCTCAGATGTTTATCCTGTTTATACTTGCTCAGTTTATTGTAGGCTCCGGGCTAACCATACTTCAGACAGCTTCCAATCCATACCTGGTTAAGGTCGGCCCCAACGAGAGCGCTGCTGCGCGAATATCTGTAATGGGTCTGCTTAATAAGGGGGCTGGCTGGCTGGCTCCGATTCTTTTTACTACTATGGTGCTGGCTGATTTTGAAGGTGTTACCGCACAAAGTATTGCAGCACTGTCACTGACAGAACGCCAGCTTCAAATTCAGTCACTGGCTGACGCTCTGATATTGCCTTACCTAAGTATGGCTGCAGCGTTGAGTGCTCTTGCTGTTATTCTGCATTTTTCCGGCCTGCCAGACCTTGAGTTGGACGAAGAACAAAATTCACTGTCTCAAGCTGGCAAAGGCGAAGGCTCAGTGTGGCAGTTTCCTCAGCTCATTCTGGGCGTAATAGCGTTATTTTTCTATGTGGGCGTGGAAGTTATCGCCGGTGATACCATTGGGCTAGCAGGCTCTGAACTTGGTGTAACCGGCGCACTGGGGCTGACCTCATTTACAATGATATTTATGGTAATAGGTTATTGTCTTGGCCTGTTGCTGACTCCCAATGTGATGTCACAGCGTCAGTTGCTGATGCTCAGTACCGTGCTGGGCGTGTTATTGTGCACCCTCATTCCGCTAAGTAACATCAACAGCACCTGGTTGTCACAAATCCTGTGGGGCTGGCTTGGTATTCGCCTGCTACCCGACCCTATCACTTGTATCGCGTTACTGGGACTTGCCAACGCGATTGTCTGGCCAGCAGTGTGGCCTCTGGCCCTCAAAGGGCTGGGACATTTTACTGCCAGAGGCTCGGCGCTGCTGATAATGGGGATTTCTGGTGGGGCAATACTGCCAATGCTCTTCGGCGCACTGTCGGATCATTTCGGCATTCTGAATGCATATCTGATGGCCATCCCCTGCTACCTGTATATATTATTTTATGCCGTAGCTGGATGTAGCAAACACCGCTGGTGA